From one Dama dama isolate Ldn47 chromosome 4, ASM3311817v1, whole genome shotgun sequence genomic stretch:
- the CEBPA gene encoding CCAAT/enhancer-binding protein alpha, with translation MESADFYEAEPRPPMSSHLQSPPHAPSSAAFGFPRGAGPSHPPAPPAAPEPLGGICEHETSIDISAYIDPAAFNDEFLADLFQHSRQQEKAKAAAAPAGGGNDFDYPGAPVGPGGAVMPGGTHGPPPGYGCAAAGYLDSRLEPLYERVGAPALRPLVIKQEPREEDEAKQLALAGLFPYQPPPPPPPPHSHPPPAHLAAPHLQFQIAHCGQTTMHLQPGHPTPPPTPVPSPHPAPALGAAGLPGPGGALKGLAAAHPDLRAGGGGGGGKAKKSVDKNSNEYRVRRERNNIAVRKSRDKAKQRNVETQQKVLELTSDNDRLRKRVEQLSRELDTLRGIFRQLPESSLVKAMGNCA, from the coding sequence ATGGAGTCGGCCGACTTCTACGAGGCGGAGCCGCGGCCCCCGATGAGCAGCCACCTCCAGAGCCCCCCACACGCGCCCAGCAGCGCCGCTTTCGGCTTTCCCCGGGGCGCGGGCCCCTcgcacccccccgccccacctgcCGCCCCGGAGCCTCTGGGCGGCATCTGCGAACACGAGACGTCCATCGACATCAGCGCCTACATCGACCCGGCCGCCTTCAACGACGAGTTCCTGGCCGACCTGTTCCAACACAGCCGGCAGCAGGAGAAGGCCAAGGCGGCCGCGGCCCCCGCAGGAGGCGGCAACGACTTTGACTACCCGGGCGCCCCCGTGGGCCCCGGCGGCGCCGTCATGCCCGGGGGGACGCACGGTCCCCCTCCCGGCTACGGCTGCGCGGCGGCCGGCTACCTGGACAGCAGGCTGGAGCCTCTGTACGAGCGGGTCGGGGCGCCGGCGCTGCGACCGCTGGTGATCAAGCAGGAGCCGCGCGAGGAGGACGAGGCGAAGCAGCTGGCGCTGGCCGGCCTCTTTCCCTACcagccaccgccgccgccgccgccgccgcactcGCACCCGCCGCCCGCTCACCTGGCCGCCCCGCACCTGCAGTTCCAGATCGCACACTGCGGCCAGACCACCATGCACCTGCAACCCGGCCACCCCACGCCGCCGCCCACGCCCGTGCCCAGCCCGCACCCAGCGCCCGCGCTCGGCGCCGCTGGCCTGCCAGGCCCCGGCGGCGCGCTCAAGGGGCTGGCCGCCGCTCACCCCGACCTCCgtgcgggcggcggcggcggcggcggcaaagCCAAGAAGTCCGTGGACAAGAACAGCAACGAGTACCGGGTGCGGCGCGAGCGCAACAACATCGCGGTGCGCAAGAGCCGGGACAAGGCCAAGCAGCGCAACGTGGAGACGCAGcagaaggtgctggagctgaccAGTGACAATGACCGCCTGCGCAAGCGGGTGGAACAACTGAGCCGCGAACTGGACACGCTGCGGGGCATCTTCCGTCAGCTGCCCGAGAGCTCCCTGGTCAAGGCCATGGGCAACTGCGCGTGA